The following are encoded in a window of Jeotgalibacillus aurantiacus genomic DNA:
- the rapZ gene encoding RNase adapter RapZ, with translation MSKDMEIVIITGMSGAGKTVAVQSFEDLGFFCVDNLPPTLLPKFLELMKESGDKMNRVAVVMDLRGREFFDSLFQALDQFDKEEQLKPRILFLDADDQALVRRYKETRRSHPLATAGLPMEGIQQERKLLADLKGRAQTIYNTSSLKPRELREKILNEFSENKKSLFTVNVMSFGFKHGIPIDADLVFDVRFLPNPHYIDHMRPQTGLDEEVSTYVLKWTETQKFLEKTIDLLQFMLPHYKREGKSQLVIAIGCTGGQHRSVALTEEVARAFAKDYHTQITHRDIEKRNKGKVK, from the coding sequence ATGTCAAAGGATATGGAAATCGTCATTATTACCGGAATGTCGGGCGCAGGGAAAACAGTAGCCGTACAAAGCTTTGAAGACCTCGGCTTTTTCTGTGTGGACAACCTGCCGCCAACGCTGCTGCCGAAATTTCTGGAGCTGATGAAAGAGTCCGGGGATAAGATGAACCGGGTGGCAGTCGTGATGGATTTAAGAGGCCGTGAATTTTTTGATTCACTGTTTCAAGCGCTTGATCAGTTTGACAAAGAAGAGCAGTTGAAGCCGCGTATTCTCTTTTTGGATGCGGATGATCAGGCACTGGTCCGCCGCTATAAGGAAACGCGCCGCTCTCACCCACTGGCAACAGCCGGGCTTCCAATGGAAGGGATTCAACAGGAACGAAAGCTGCTGGCAGATCTCAAAGGACGGGCCCAGACGATTTATAATACATCTTCTCTGAAGCCGCGTGAGCTGAGAGAGAAGATTCTGAATGAGTTCTCTGAAAATAAAAAGTCATTATTCACTGTCAATGTGATGTCATTTGGATTTAAGCACGGCATTCCGATTGATGCGGATCTTGTCTTTGATGTCCGCTTTTTGCCAAACCCGCATTACATTGACCATATGCGTCCGCAGACAGGACTTGATGAAGAGGTTTCAACCTATGTACTGAAGTGGACGGAGACGCAGAAATTCCTGGAGAAAACCATTGATCTGCTGCAATTTATGCTGCCTCACTATAAACGGGAAGGCAAAAGTCAGCTTGTGATTGCGATCGGCTGTACAGGCGGCCAGCACCGTTCCGTTGCTTTAACAGAGGAAGTGGCACGTGCATTTGCAAAGGATTACCATACACAGATCACACACCGTGATATTGAGAAACGAAATAAAGGAAAAGTAAAATGA
- a CDS encoding NUDIX hydrolase — MQRITNCVYIKDNQALLLQKPRRDWWVAPGGKMEPGESVRDACIREYREETGIYVKNPEIKGIFTFIIKDGNEVVSEWMMFTFLATEADGLILEESPEGILEWQPFEAIQSLDMAEGDRHILEYVIHGQGVIYGTFTYTKDFELLSYRLDPS, encoded by the coding sequence ATGCAAAGGATAACGAATTGCGTTTATATAAAAGACAATCAGGCTCTGCTGCTTCAGAAGCCGCGCAGGGACTGGTGGGTGGCACCGGGTGGAAAGATGGAGCCTGGTGAGTCTGTACGGGATGCCTGCATTCGTGAATATCGCGAAGAGACGGGCATTTACGTAAAGAACCCTGAAATTAAAGGGATTTTCACGTTTATTATAAAAGATGGCAATGAAGTCGTATCGGAATGGATGATGTTCACGTTTCTTGCGACAGAGGCTGACGGTTTGATTTTAGAGGAATCACCGGAAGGCATTCTGGAGTGGCAGCCGTTTGAAGCGATTCAGTCGCTTGATATGGCGGAGGGTGACCGTCACATTCTGGAGTATGTGATTCACGGCCAGGGTGTTATCTATGGAACATTTACGTATACAAAGGATTTTGAATTGCTTTCTTACCGTTTGGATCCTAGCTGA
- the trxB gene encoding thioredoxin-disulfide reductase, with protein MTEEKIYDVVIIGAGPAGMTAAVYTSRANLSTLMLERGVPGGQMANTEDVENYPGFDHILGPDLSNKMFEHAKKFGAEYAYGDVKGIEDGKEYKTIKAGKKEYKARAILITTGAEYKKLGVPGEKELGGRGVSYCAVCDGAFFKGKDLVVVGGGDSAVEEGVYLTRFANKVTIVHRRDELRAQKILQQRAFDNEKIDFIWNSTVKEINEENGKVGSVTLMSTEDGTETEFKADGAFIYIGMVPLTKPFADLGILNDEGYIQTDELMRTNVPGIFAAGDVRDKTLRQIVTATGDGSVASQAIQHYVEELAETLKVGS; from the coding sequence ATGACAGAAGAAAAAATTTATGACGTTGTGATTATTGGTGCAGGACCGGCTGGAATGACAGCTGCGGTCTATACGTCACGTGCGAATCTATCTACTTTAATGCTTGAGCGGGGAGTACCTGGCGGGCAGATGGCGAATACAGAAGATGTTGAGAACTATCCGGGATTTGATCACATTCTTGGACCGGACTTATCAAATAAAATGTTTGAGCACGCAAAGAAATTTGGTGCTGAATATGCCTATGGTGATGTAAAGGGCATTGAGGACGGCAAGGAATATAAGACGATTAAAGCCGGCAAAAAAGAATACAAAGCGCGTGCTATTCTGATCACAACAGGTGCTGAGTATAAAAAGCTTGGCGTACCAGGTGAAAAAGAGCTTGGCGGACGCGGTGTATCGTATTGTGCCGTTTGTGACGGAGCTTTCTTCAAAGGGAAAGACCTTGTTGTAGTAGGTGGAGGAGACTCTGCGGTTGAAGAGGGCGTTTACCTCACACGCTTTGCAAACAAGGTAACAATCGTTCACCGCCGTGATGAGCTTCGCGCTCAGAAGATTCTTCAGCAGCGTGCGTTTGATAACGAGAAAATTGATTTCATCTGGAATTCAACTGTGAAGGAAATCAATGAAGAGAACGGTAAGGTTGGTTCTGTTACGCTTATGTCTACAGAAGACGGAACAGAAACTGAGTTCAAGGCAGACGGAGCTTTCATTTATATTGGAATGGTTCCTCTGACAAAGCCTTTCGCAGATCTTGGCATTCTGAATGATGAAGGCTATATTCAAACAGATGAGCTGATGCGTACAAATGTACCGGGCATTTTTGCAGCAGGGGATGTGCGTGATAAAACGCTTCGTCAGATTGTTACTGCAACGGGAGACGGAAGTGTGGCTTCACAGGCAATCCAGCATTACGTTGAAGAACTTGCTGAAACGTTAAAAGTCGGGTCTTAA